ATTCCGCATTATAATGGCAAGCCGTTAATATGTTTTCGTAAACAGTCAGTTTTTTGAACAATCTTATATTTTGAAAGGTTCTTGTAATACCGGAATCTGCAACTTTATAAGGCTGAAGATTTGCTATATCCTTTCCTTCAAACACGATTTGGCCTGAAGTCACTTTATATACGCCTGTTATCAGGTTAAATATTGTCGTCTTCCCAGCACCGTTGGGACCTATCAGCCCTGATATACTGCCTTTCTCAATCTTAAAACTCACATCGTTTACTGCAGTAAGACCTCCAAAGGTCTTAGTCAAATTTTTTATTTCCAGTAAAGCCATAACTACTCGCCTCCTTTGTCTAAAGGCTTGCTCATAGAAATGCGTTTACTACTTATTTTGTTGAATAGAACTTTTAAACCTTTCAAACTAAGTTCCTTACCACCCATAAGTCCTTGCGGCCTTGAAATCATAATGAAAACAACTGCTACTCCATATACTACCAATCTCCATCTTGCAAAATCTCTCAGCAGTTCCGGCAAAGATACAAGAACCAGGGCACCGAGGACGCTGCCGGAGATACTGCCAAGCCCTCCGAAAATAACCATGATGATCAGTTCCGTTGAGCGAGTAAGGGTGAATATTTTAGGCTGGAGAAAGGTGAGATAAGAGCCAAGCAGGCCTCCACCGACACCAGCATAAAAAGCACTTATTAGCAGTGAAATCATCTTATATTTAAATACATTAATCCCGATAACTTGGGATGCCAACTCTTCTTCTCTGATGGCAACCATATTTCTTCCATGTCTTGAATGGATAATATTAACCAGTATAATAATACCAATAATATCCATACTCACAACAAGAAATAGACTATTATTCAGGCTTGGAACTCCTGGCCATCCTCTTGCCCCGCCAAAATACGCAGTATTATCCAGAATAAGTCTGATGGCTTCACCAAATCCAAGGGTGGCAATACAAAAATAATCCCCTTTTAAATTCAAAGTAAATTTACCAATTATGAGGCTAAAGAGTGCTGCCACTAGTCCCCCCATTAATAAAGAAGGTAAAATTGGCATATGCAATTTGATCATCATAAATGCTGATGTATAACCCCCGATTGCCATAAACCCTGCATGTCCAAAAGAAAAAAGTCCTGTAAAGCCTGTTAGAAGGGAAAGACCAAGAACTGGGAGTACATATATTCCAGCAAGAGCCAATATTCCTTTTATATAATACCAACTAAAATCCATCTACTACCCCCCTTTAAGCCTTATCTTCTGTAATCTTACCCATAAGTCCCATAGGTCTTACAACAAGAATAAAGATTAGCAGCACAAATGCAATTAGATCACGATATTGAGAAGATAAGTAACCTGAAGTCAAAGTTTCAATTATCGCCAGCAGCACTGAACCTAACACTGCGCCCTGAATACTGCCCAAACCGCCAAAAACCGCTGCTATAAAAGATTTTATTGTAATGTTCCCAATCTGAGGATATACTGTATATTTCATACCAAATAATACACCTGCAAAACCTGCCAATATCCCACCGACGACAAATACAATTAAGATAATAACGTCAGTATTAATGCCCATCAGCGAACTGGCCTTTGCATTATATGCAGTTGCCTGAATAGCCTTACCAACCTTTGTAAAATCTATCATGTAGACAAGTATCCCCAGACAAATTGCTGAAATTATGAACATCATCAAGTCAATTCTTCCTATAGAGAGTAACCCTAATTGGATTGGTTTTGATGAAAGTATTTCCGGATATGTCCTAAATGAAGGACCAATAGTCGCTATTACGATGTTTTCCAAGAAAATTGATATGCCCATTGCTGAAATTATAAAATATAGAAATGGTGCATTCCTATTTCTTAAAGGCTTATAAGCTACCCTTTCTATAAGAACAGCTAATAACCCTGCGCATATACCGGAAACGATAAAAGCGACAGGAAATGAAAATTTAAATAAAGTTATAAAGAAAAAACCGAAATATGCTCCAAACATAATAACGCCGCCATGAGCAAAATTGGAAAAATTCATTATGCTGTATACAAGTGAATATCCAACAGCCATGAGGGCATAGACACCACCAATGGATAATCCGTTAATCAACTGCTGTAAGAAATTATACATAAACATTTCTCCTATATAAAGATTACTTATGTTGAGTGAATTGCAACCCTTGTATTACAAGGGTTGCAATGTTAAATTGAAAGCAACAGCAGGTCCACTAAGATTTATTGTGGAGTATACTTCTGTTGGAATACAAACTTTCCTCCAGTTATCTTAATGATGGCTGCTTCTTTTCCTTCAGGGTTATGTGTATCTTTCCCAATCTTTATATTGCCTGTAATACCGCTTATATTTGTAGTTTCTAGTGCGTCTTTAATTTTCACTCCATCAAAGCTATTAGCTCTCTTTACAGCATCCTCCAGCATAGCACTTGCATCTGTTGCCAGGAATCCGGTTATTTCAGGAGCCTTTCCAAACTTTGCTTTATATTCGTCGACGAAACTTTTAACTGAAGGATCTTCCATATCCAGATGGTTAACAAAGTATGAGTTTTCTATTGCATCACCGCCCATTGTAAGCAACTGCTCTGACGGCCATGTATCACTGCCTAAAAATGTTGCTGTTATTCCTAATTCTCTTGCTTGTCTTGCACTTAAAGAAACTTCTTTAAATAAGTATGGCATAAATATAACATCCGGTTGTGTTGCCTTTATCTTTGTCAACTGTGCTCTAAAATCAACTTCCCCTGTTTTCCAAGCTTCTTTTGCAACTATTTCTCCGCCTTTTGCTTTATAAGTTTCTTCGAAGAATTGAGTGAGTCCTGTTGAATAGTCGTCGCCTATATCGTACAGTATCGCTGCCTTTTTAGATTTTAAAACATCAACTGCAAAACCAGCTGCAACTGAACCTTGATATGGATCGATAAAGCATGCTCTGAAGTTAAATGGCTTAATCTTTCCATCTAAAACAGTTACTTTTGGATTCGTTGCTATTTCTGAAATATCCGGAATCTTCATTTCCTCTAAAACACTGGAAATCGGAATAGCTTGTCCACTACCATTAGGTCCAATAATACCAATTACTTTATCTTGACCTGTCAATCTTTTTACAACATTTACAGCTTCAGTAGAGTCGCCTTTTGTATCGTATGAAACGATTTGTACTTGCTTGCCTAAAAGACCACCGTTTTTATTTACTTTTTCGAAATACATATTTACAGCATTTAAGCTGCTTTCGCCGTAAACACTTGAATCACCAGTTAGAGGCCCCATAAAGCCGACTTTGACGACTTCTGAAGCTGGTGATGATGACGTTGCCGATGATGCAGGATTTGAACAACCTGAGAAAAGAACTGTCATAAGCATGAATACACCCAGTGCTAGACATAAATTTTTCTTTTTCATTATTAGCCATCCTCCTATTTATTAGTATTATTTGAGATGCATCCGGTAAACTTATTCCTCCTTTCTAAAAGTTTTCTATTAATAGCTATTACCCAAATTACTTGAATAATGCTTCAAGACTATCTATTGCATGATAAGTTAATTAATACTATTTTTTATAATCGGATATCAAATTTGCCGGATTTATTATGTATATTGTCTTAGATATATCATCTATAATTCTTATATTGTCCTACATTATAGTACGCAGTAGTGTCATACCGTATGCCTATTATATTATCATAATATTCACAATAAGCAAACAGACTTTTGAAATTTATTTAATTTATCTCCATTACTGGAGGTTTCTGTTTATTGTTATAACGATATACCTTACAAGGTTAAATGGCAGATTTACCATAGTAGCATCAATAATCTTAATAGCTGGTAGCGCTTTGTTTATCTTTGTTTACCGAACATTTCAATGGCGCGCTCAACTTGGTTATACCATATAGTGTATTTCTTTATGATACACTAATCTAATTTAAGACAACAAAAATAGAACCTCGTCTCTCCGAGATTCTATTTGCTTAGCGAAAATGATTTTTTCAGGTTCTATGCTCTGTCCCTATTATGGGTTCCTGCTTTATCACGATCTCTGAAAAGCAAACTGACAGACCAAATACCAGCAACGCCCACTAGGGTATAAACAAGCCTGCTGAGTAATGCATCCTGCCCTCCAAAGAGAGCTGCTACCAGGTCAAACTGAAAGAGCCCGACCAATAACCAGTTCAACGCACCGACAATCACTAAAATAAGTGCTAATCTATCCATATTCCTAGATCTCCTTTCTTCTGCAATATTTAATATGCAGAACATACAAATTTATCAACCACTATATATTATATTCATTATTAAAATTGCTATACTAGTGCTTATTAACGTCACAGCTTTCTAGTCAATCAATATGTTAAAATCTTACGTTGGTGTGCATTATCTCATATGTTATAATGTTATGTAAACCATTTTAGATATGGAGGTTCGTTATGGATAAGAAATACATTCAGCTCCTAAAGGGCTGTATTGCATTAATCATTACAGTAGCCTGCTTGTATGTAGGACAAGCAATTTGGCATGACTACGCCGTTGACCAGCCTTTAGACAAAGTATTGCATGGCATTGAAGGGGTGGAAAAGGTTACTTGGGATGACAGTAATAATATAAATGACACAATTAATATATATGTCACCCTCAATAATACGGCCAATCTTCAAAAAACATATGGAGATATCGACAGTAAAATTGAAAAGACATTAAAAAATAAAAAATTTAACTTGGAGATAAAGGATAACCGTTCTCCAGAGCTGGAAGAGTCATATTATGATATTCACTACTATATTCAGAAAGCTATTGTAGACGGAGATTTTCCGCTGCTTGAAGAAAAAG
This portion of the Clostridia bacterium genome encodes:
- a CDS encoding branched-chain amino acid ABC transporter permease; the encoded protein is MDFSWYYIKGILALAGIYVLPVLGLSLLTGFTGLFSFGHAGFMAIGGYTSAFMMIKLHMPILPSLLMGGLVAALFSLIIGKFTLNLKGDYFCIATLGFGEAIRLILDNTAYFGGARGWPGVPSLNNSLFLVVSMDIIGIIILVNIIHSRHGRNMVAIREEELASQVIGINVFKYKMISLLISAFYAGVGGGLLGSYLTFLQPKIFTLTRSTELIIMVIFGGLGSISGSVLGALVLVSLPELLRDFARWRLVVYGVAVVFIMISRPQGLMGGKELSLKGLKVLFNKISSKRISMSKPLDKGGE
- a CDS encoding branched-chain amino acid ABC transporter permease; its protein translation is MYNFLQQLINGLSIGGVYALMAVGYSLVYSIMNFSNFAHGGVIMFGAYFGFFFITLFKFSFPVAFIVSGICAGLLAVLIERVAYKPLRNRNAPFLYFIISAMGISIFLENIVIATIGPSFRTYPEILSSKPIQLGLLSIGRIDLMMFIISAICLGILVYMIDFTKVGKAIQATAYNAKASSLMGINTDVIILIVFVVGGILAGFAGVLFGMKYTVYPQIGNITIKSFIAAVFGGLGSIQGAVLGSVLLAIIETLTSGYLSSQYRDLIAFVLLIFILVVRPMGLMGKITEDKA
- a CDS encoding ABC transporter substrate-binding protein, which encodes MKKKNLCLALGVFMLMTVLFSGCSNPASSATSSSPASEVVKVGFMGPLTGDSSVYGESSLNAVNMYFEKVNKNGGLLGKQVQIVSYDTKGDSTEAVNVVKRLTGQDKVIGIIGPNGSGQAIPISSVLEEMKIPDISEIATNPKVTVLDGKIKPFNFRACFIDPYQGSVAAGFAVDVLKSKKAAILYDIGDDYSTGLTQFFEETYKAKGGEIVAKEAWKTGEVDFRAQLTKIKATQPDVIFMPYLFKEVSLSARQARELGITATFLGSDTWPSEQLLTMGGDAIENSYFVNHLDMEDPSVKSFVDEYKAKFGKAPEITGFLATDASAMLEDAVKRANSFDGVKIKDALETTNISGITGNIKIGKDTHNPEGKEAAIIKITGGKFVFQQKYTPQ
- a CDS encoding DUF378 domain-containing protein; this encodes MDRLALILVIVGALNWLLVGLFQFDLVAALFGGQDALLSRLVYTLVGVAGIWSVSLLFRDRDKAGTHNRDRA